The genomic interval CGCCCGATTACCGCCGCCGACAATGGCGCGATAGCTAGCGTAATCCGGCGTGTTTCCGCCGAATTCGGTCTAACCGCCGATAAGGGATACACTGTCTCCGACCCCGACCTGGATAGACTGTTCGAGGTGTACAGCCGTCCCTACTGCGTCTACTGGGTTGTCGAATATCGTGGCGAAGTGGTTGGCGGAGGCGGTTTAGCACCGCTGGCAGGCGGAGATACCGACATATGTGAATTGCAAAAGATGTATTTCCTGCCCATCGCCCGTGGACAGGGCATCGCCCGGCAACTGGCCGAACGCGCGCTGGAGTTCGGCCGTCAGCAAGGGTTTCAACGCTGCTATCTGGAAACGACCGGGCACCTGACCAGCGCCATCCGTCTTTATGAGAAACTGGGTTTCCAGCACATCAACCATGCCATGGGTTGTACCGGTCATGTGGATTGTGAAGTCAGAATGCTGAAAACGCTTTAAGCCGGAAACAAAATACCCGCCGGGCGGCGGGTATCAGAACAACCCCAGGAATCAATGACGCTTGCCGTCATCGTCCTCATCGTAGAAATCTTCGTCTTCCTCGTCGAAATCGTCATCGTCGCCGTTCGGATCTTCGAAGTAGGTGCCCCAGCCGTCATAGTTGACCTGATGACGCTCCGCCAGTTCCAGCAACTGCTCCACTTGCTGATCGATAAGTTCGGCATTCAACGACACCTCGCAAATCGCATCGCAACACATCAGCGTGATACCTTCTTCCGTATCCAGCTCTTCGGCGTCCGTAACTTCGTAGCCCAGCTTGAAGGCATCCACCGCCACCTTTTCCAGATCCTCGAACTTCTCGGCGGAAAAATGGTGTTCGATGGTATAGAGCGCGTCAGGATCGCTGCCATCCTCCAGCAACTCTTCGATAATCAGGCGTGTCTCTTCACGTTGTTCTTCCAGCAATTCACGGTTTGCCATGTCCCAGTCCTCATAAAAACGGCAAAGATGGCTTCATTTTCCCACAGCCCTGCGTTCGTCTCCACCAGAAAGTTTTAACCCGACACTTGAAATTGAATATTTACACATATAAAGTGAATTTTAATTCAACCACGCGCGTTGAGCCACATGGAGACAAAAAGATGAACCCGTTTTATAAGCGTCACTTTTTAAGACTGATGGATTTTACCCCTGCGGAAATAGAAACGCTGTTGTCACTCGCCGCCACCCTCAAAATCAATAAGAAAAACGGTACTGAAACCCGCCATCTGCAAGGCAAAAACATCGCACTCATCTTCGAAAAAGATTCGACTCGCACTCGTTGCTCTTTCGAAGTTGCTGCATACGATCAGGGCGCACAAGTGACCTATCTCGGGCCCAGCGGCAGCCAGATCGGTCATAAAGAATCCATGAAAGACACAGCGCGTGTGCTGGGCCGCATGTATGACGGCATCCAATACCGCGGTTACGGCCAGGTACTGGTGGAAACGCTGGCGGAATTTTCCGGCGTTCCGGTCTGGAACGGCCTGACCAACGAATTTCACCCGACGCAGCTACTGGCCGATCTGATGACCATGCAGGAACATCTGCCGGAGAAACCGCTATCGGCCATGAAACTGGCCTACGTCGGGGATACCCGCAATAACATGGGCAACTCTATGCTGGAAGCGGCCGCGCTGACCGGCCTCGATCTGCGGTTGATCGCCCCGCAGGCCTGCTGGCCCGATGCGGCGCTGGTGGCGGAGTGCCAGACAGCCGCCGCCAAAACCGGCGGTTCGATTACGCTGACCGAAGAGGTAGCCGCTGGCGTGAAGGACGTGGATTTCATTTACACCGACGTATGGGTGTCGATGGGCGAAGCGAAAGACGCCTGGGCGGAGCGCATCAATCTGCTGCGTCCGTATCAGGTCAATATGGACATGATCGCCGCCACCGGGAATCCGCAGGTGAAATTCCTGCACTGTTTGCCGGCATTCCACGACGATCAAACCACTCTCGGCAAGCAAATGGCCGAGCAGTACGACCTGCACAATGGCATGGAAGTCACCAATGACGTGTTCGAGTCGGCGCATAGCATCGTGTTCGACCAGGCGGAAAACCGGATGCATACCATCAAAGCGGTCATGGTGGCGACGCTCGCCCCGAATGCCGAACTGCCGTAACGGCGTCGCCATTCCCGCCACGGCAGAGATCCAGAACCCCGCCGAGTCAGGCGAGAGGCCGCGCGTTCAGCCAACGAGACCGAACGCGCCGTCCGGCAAAACATCGCCGGACGAGCCCTACAGCATTTCACCGTTGGACGCGATCGCCTTCTGATACCAGTAAAAAGATTTCTTCGGTGTACGTTTCAACGTACCGGTGCCGTCGTCGTGTTTGTCCACATGGATAAAGCCGTAGCGCTTCGCCATTTCTCCCGTCGTGAACGACACCAGATCGATACAACCCCATGGCGTATACCCCATGAGTTCGACACCATCCTCCCAGACCGCAGCCTTCATGGCCTCGATATGAGAACGCAGATAGTCGATGCGGTAGTCATCCTGACAAACCCCCGTTTCGTCGGGTTTATCCAGCGCACCCAGCCCATTTTCCACAATGAACAGCGGCACGTCGTACCGCTCATACAGCGTCACCAACGCATAGCGCAGGCCGACAGGGTCAATCTGCCACCCCCAGTCGCTGGCTGTCAGGTGCGGGTTCGGGATTGAATGCTCCGAACTGCCGTCCATGCTGGCGGCAATGGCGTTCTGCACATCATGTTTGACCACGCTGGACATGTAATAGCTAAAACCGATGTAGTCCGCTTTCCCCTCGCGCAGGATCTGCTCGTCCTCCGGCTCCATACGGATGTTATATCCTTTGAGCGCCCACTCCCGCCGGGCATAACCGGGATAGCGGCCACGCACATGAACGTCGGAAAAGTAGAAGCGATCGTGCATCGATCTGGCGGCCAGCATCACGTCTTCCGGGTGACACGAATAGGGATAAAAGGGCACAAAAGAGCACATGCAGCCCACTTTGATGGCGGGGTTGATATCATGCGCCCGTTTCACTACCCGTGCGCTGGCGACAAACTGATGATGCACCGCCTGGTACATCGCCTCCTCCGGTTTCTCCTTCTGTGGGAAACGCACCCCGGAACACATCCAGCCGAAGATCTCCGCCGCGACGTTTTTCTGATTGTTGATCTCGTTGAAGGTCATCCAGTATTTCACTTTGTGCTTATAGCGCTCGATCACCGTAGTGGCGAAATGAACAAAACACTCCAGCGTTTTACGGCTCATCCAGCCGTCATACTGTTGAACCAGATGCAGCGGCATCTCGAAATGGCTGAGGGTCATGACCGGTTCGATCCCGTGTTTCAACAATTCGTCGATCAGGTCATCGTAGTACCGCAGGCCGGCCTCACAGGGCTCCAGCTCATCACCTCGCGGAAAAATACGGGTCCAGGCGATGCTGGTGCGAAAACACGTAAACCCCATTTCCGCAAACAGCGCGATGTCATCCTTGTAGCGATGGTAAAAATCGATCGCCTCGTGATTCGGGTAGCTCTCGCCGGGCAATACGCCCTCGGTGATGCGTCGCAATGTGCCGTGCGCCCCCGCCGTCAGTACATCGACAACGCTGACGCCCTTCCCCCCTTCCTGCCATCCGCCTTCCAGTTGATGGGCCGCAACGGCGCCGCCCCATAAGAAGCCATCAGGTAATTTACTCACAGTTTCCACCTCTTGTTTGCAAAAGCCGCCGAAAACCGGCGGCAACAGTGACGCACATTGGCCTCATCATCGTCTCAAACCGACGCGGCCCGCTCGCTGCCTTCGGCCGCCGTAGCCCTGGCTGCGCCTTCATCGACCGGATCGTCGAAACCGACCACCATCACCAGCGTGATGGTCAACACGATGGCGACCCCGCTGCCGATGAGCTCGCCGATAAACGACGTCGACGACGTCGGGCTGATGGCGTTGATCACCGTCAGAATGCCGGGCAACCCGGCGTAGACGTAATACAGCGAACCAAACAGGCTGGCGACCACGGCGCCAGTGGCCCCGCCGATACAGCCACAGATAAAGGGCTTCTTATAGCGCAGCGTCACCCCGTAGATTGCCGGCTCGGTAATGCCGAAAACCGCGGTCACGCCCGCCGACAGGGAGCGGGTTTTCAGCTCGCGATTACGGGTTTTGAGAAAGACGCCGAACGCAGCGGACATTTGGCCGATCACGGCGATGGTCTGAAAAGCCTGAAAGGAGTCGTAGCCGTTGGCGTCGAAATTCGCCATAACGACCGGCGTGATCCCCCAATGCACGCCGAAGATCACAATGATCTGCCAGACGCCGCCGATGATCGCCGCCGCCAGCGCGGGAAAGGCGTTGAACAACATGTTATAGCCGCCGGCTACGCCGTTTGCCGCCCAGGTCGTCACCGGCCCGATGGCCAGCAACGTCAGTGGCACGACGACCAGGAAACAGATCAGCGGTGCAAAAAGCGCGCTCACCACTTCCGGCAGCCATGACGTCACCCGACGCTCCACCCAGGCCAGCGCCCACACCAAAAACAGCGGCGGCAATACCGATGCGCCATACAAGGTTTTGGCCAATGGCAATCCCAAAAAAGTTACGCTTTCGCCCGCCGCGATTTTTGCGGCGATCGCCCCCCACTCGGGGTTGATCAGCGCACAGCAGCACAACACCGCCACGTAGGGATTACAGCGAAAATGGCGGGATGCCGTCATGGCGATGAACACCGGCAGAAAAACAAACGGCGTCCACGACATAAAATTCAATACGGCATAAGTCCCCGAGGTTTTGAAGGCAACGGAGAACTGGTTGATGACGATCAACAATCCTTGCAAAATCCCGGCGGCGGCCAGGATATAGACTATCGGGGCGAATACGGCGGACATGGTAGCAATCACCCGATCCAGTATCCGACCGCGGGGTTTGGCCGCTGCGGTAGCGCTATCGCCCAGCAGCGCCGCCATCTGCGAGTAAACCTCGGCAACGTGGATCCCGATCACCACCTGAAATTGCCCTGCGCTTTCCACCACGGCAATCACGCCCGGCAGGCCCTGAATCCGTTTTTTAGCCTCGTCGGGCGTCGTCTCCAGCACTAAACGCAGCCGCGTGGCGCAACGTGAAAAATCGACGATGTTAGACTTGCCGCCGA from Musicola paradisiaca NCPPB 2511 carries:
- a CDS encoding PTS transporter subunit EIIC, translated to MAGIRDYAKLAQSILQEVGGKSNIVDFSRCATRLRLVLETTPDEAKKRIQGLPGVIAVVESAGQFQVVIGIHVAEVYSQMAALLGDSATAAAKPRGRILDRVIATMSAVFAPIVYILAAAGILQGLLIVINQFSVAFKTSGTYAVLNFMSWTPFVFLPVFIAMTASRHFRCNPYVAVLCCCALINPEWGAIAAKIAAGESVTFLGLPLAKTLYGASVLPPLFLVWALAWVERRVTSWLPEVVSALFAPLICFLVVVPLTLLAIGPVTTWAANGVAGGYNMLFNAFPALAAAIIGGVWQIIVIFGVHWGITPVVMANFDANGYDSFQAFQTIAVIGQMSAAFGVFLKTRNRELKTRSLSAGVTAVFGITEPAIYGVTLRYKKPFICGCIGGATGAVVASLFGSLYYVYAGLPGILTVINAISPTSSTSFIGELIGSGVAIVLTITLVMVVGFDDPVDEGAARATAAEGSERAASV
- a CDS encoding 6-phospho-beta-glucosidase → MSKLPDGFLWGGAVAAHQLEGGWQEGGKGVSVVDVLTAGAHGTLRRITEGVLPGESYPNHEAIDFYHRYKDDIALFAEMGFTCFRTSIAWTRIFPRGDELEPCEAGLRYYDDLIDELLKHGIEPVMTLSHFEMPLHLVQQYDGWMSRKTLECFVHFATTVIERYKHKVKYWMTFNEINNQKNVAAEIFGWMCSGVRFPQKEKPEEAMYQAVHHQFVASARVVKRAHDINPAIKVGCMCSFVPFYPYSCHPEDVMLAARSMHDRFYFSDVHVRGRYPGYARREWALKGYNIRMEPEDEQILREGKADYIGFSYYMSSVVKHDVQNAIAASMDGSSEHSIPNPHLTASDWGWQIDPVGLRYALVTLYERYDVPLFIVENGLGALDKPDETGVCQDDYRIDYLRSHIEAMKAAVWEDGVELMGYTPWGCIDLVSFTTGEMAKRYGFIHVDKHDDGTGTLKRTPKKSFYWYQKAIASNGEML
- a CDS encoding GNAT family N-acetyltransferase; this encodes MTIPASVPLLTRPITAADNGAIASVIRRVSAEFGLTADKGYTVSDPDLDRLFEVYSRPYCVYWVVEYRGEVVGGGGLAPLAGGDTDICELQKMYFLPIARGQGIARQLAERALEFGRQQGFQRCYLETTGHLTSAIRLYEKLGFQHINHAMGCTGHVDCEVRMLKTL
- the rraB gene encoding ribonuclease E inhibitor RraB, which translates into the protein MANRELLEEQREETRLIIEELLEDGSDPDALYTIEHHFSAEKFEDLEKVAVDAFKLGYEVTDAEELDTEEGITLMCCDAICEVSLNAELIDQQVEQLLELAERHQVNYDGWGTYFEDPNGDDDDFDEEDEDFYDEDDDGKRH
- the argF gene encoding ornithine carbamoyltransferase, with the translated sequence MNPFYKRHFLRLMDFTPAEIETLLSLAATLKINKKNGTETRHLQGKNIALIFEKDSTRTRCSFEVAAYDQGAQVTYLGPSGSQIGHKESMKDTARVLGRMYDGIQYRGYGQVLVETLAEFSGVPVWNGLTNEFHPTQLLADLMTMQEHLPEKPLSAMKLAYVGDTRNNMGNSMLEAAALTGLDLRLIAPQACWPDAALVAECQTAAAKTGGSITLTEEVAAGVKDVDFIYTDVWVSMGEAKDAWAERINLLRPYQVNMDMIAATGNPQVKFLHCLPAFHDDQTTLGKQMAEQYDLHNGMEVTNDVFESAHSIVFDQAENRMHTIKAVMVATLAPNAELP